The proteins below come from a single Methanothrix thermoacetophila PT genomic window:
- the nrdD gene encoding anaerobic ribonucleoside-triphosphate reductase, whose amino-acid sequence MVNGKNKQLTLTGVVVSAMPKVRTTDGHLLDWDRNAIVKQLLKETKLSENFYKMPAITEDEAREIAKEVERRIRWMNVRYLSGPLVREIVNVVLLERHHPEWRNICTRIGTPVYDAHLIDIGTGFESRENANLQDNAETSHKKKADKISKEQYLLLLPPHLSDHHISGDLHIHDLEYFGTRPFCQDHDLRYFFYYGLMPDGRGTKASVAGPAKKPEVAILHAVKALGSAQTNFAGGQGFYNFLTFVAPYLEGLDYEEIKQLMQMFVYEMTQMMVARGGQLVFSSVQLTPGVPTIWKDKPVVYKGRIWNGEQAPLKTYGEFEREVRLAFKALMEVMLEGDYWGKPFNFPKPEISIEPDFMREDDEFNRAHPDLPTYRDLYMLAFKLAAKYGAPYFDNQLPEYRGAGKGISCYQCCAYQFSSTFQNDTEFEDKLYFKDGKHFSMGSWQVVSLNCPRAAYKARGEDELLFEYLRELMDVSVEIFKVKRDWMDKIIANGRMPFATQRPRDPLTGERGTMAVDLDRLVYTIGVVGINEMVQFHTGKQMHESRDAWRFAVRAMTEMQLYVKKLSRDHGMTIALARTPAETTAQRFAVSDLLHDEYRECAKRVVKGDLKTALENLHRTRDLPVYYTNGTHVCVSADIPIMERAMLEHVFFPIVDGGNIFHIFLGESDPDPESLMNFGMNLAKNTQIGYFAFTRDMTVCMSCCAISPGLQEKCPRCNSSVVDHISRITGYLQAVSGWNAAKQQELRDRKRYKHLLS is encoded by the coding sequence GCTTCTCAAGGAGACCAAGCTATCTGAGAATTTTTATAAAATGCCCGCCATAACTGAGGATGAGGCCAGGGAGATCGCGAAGGAGGTGGAGCGCAGGATACGATGGATGAACGTCCGCTACCTCTCAGGGCCCCTCGTCAGGGAGATCGTAAACGTGGTGCTCCTCGAGAGGCATCATCCCGAGTGGCGGAACATATGCACGAGGATAGGCACACCAGTGTACGATGCCCACCTCATCGATATAGGCACAGGGTTTGAGTCGAGGGAGAACGCGAACCTTCAGGACAACGCGGAGACGTCGCACAAGAAGAAGGCAGACAAGATCAGCAAGGAGCAGTACCTCCTGCTTCTTCCCCCGCACCTCTCAGATCACCACATCTCCGGGGACCTCCACATCCACGATCTGGAATACTTCGGCACACGTCCGTTCTGCCAAGATCATGATCTCAGGTACTTCTTCTACTACGGATTGATGCCTGACGGGCGCGGGACCAAGGCATCCGTTGCAGGTCCTGCCAAAAAACCTGAGGTGGCAATCCTCCATGCCGTAAAGGCGCTAGGCAGCGCACAGACGAACTTCGCGGGAGGTCAGGGCTTCTACAACTTCCTGACCTTCGTGGCGCCGTATCTGGAGGGATTGGATTACGAGGAGATCAAGCAGCTCATGCAGATGTTTGTCTACGAGATGACCCAGATGATGGTCGCGCGCGGCGGGCAGCTTGTATTCTCCTCGGTCCAGCTCACGCCCGGAGTGCCAACGATCTGGAAGGACAAGCCGGTCGTCTACAAAGGGAGGATATGGAATGGTGAGCAGGCACCACTGAAGACATACGGCGAGTTCGAGAGGGAGGTGAGGCTCGCCTTCAAGGCGCTGATGGAGGTCATGCTGGAGGGCGATTACTGGGGAAAGCCGTTCAATTTCCCGAAGCCGGAGATAAGCATCGAGCCTGATTTCATGAGGGAAGATGATGAGTTCAACCGTGCACATCCGGATCTGCCGACTTACAGAGATCTGTACATGCTGGCCTTCAAGCTTGCTGCAAAGTACGGCGCTCCATACTTCGACAACCAGCTCCCAGAGTACAGAGGTGCTGGAAAGGGGATATCGTGCTACCAGTGCTGTGCGTATCAGTTCTCCTCCACCTTCCAGAACGACACCGAGTTTGAGGACAAGCTCTACTTCAAGGACGGAAAACACTTCTCGATGGGTTCGTGGCAGGTCGTCTCGCTGAACTGTCCGCGGGCTGCCTACAAGGCGCGCGGGGAGGACGAGCTGCTCTTCGAGTATCTCAGGGAGTTGATGGATGTCTCCGTCGAGATCTTCAAAGTGAAAAGAGACTGGATGGATAAGATCATAGCAAACGGACGGATGCCGTTTGCCACCCAGCGACCCAGGGATCCTCTCACCGGAGAGAGGGGCACAATGGCTGTAGATCTTGATCGGCTCGTCTATACGATAGGAGTAGTGGGGATAAACGAGATGGTCCAGTTCCACACGGGCAAACAGATGCATGAATCAAGGGATGCATGGCGGTTTGCGGTCAGAGCGATGACCGAGATGCAGCTTTATGTTAAAAAGCTGAGCAGGGATCACGGGATGACCATCGCGCTTGCGAGGACTCCTGCTGAGACCACAGCGCAGCGCTTTGCTGTATCGGATTTGCTGCACGATGAATACAGGGAGTGCGCAAAGCGTGTTGTGAAAGGCGATCTTAAAACAGCGCTGGAGAACCTCCACAGGACTAGAGACCTCCCAGTCTACTACACAAATGGCACACATGTGTGTGTGAGTGCGGATATCCCGATCATGGAACGTGCGATGCTGGAGCATGTCTTCTTCCCAATAGTGGATGGGGGTAACATCTTCCACATCTTCTTAGGGGAGAGCGATCCAGATCCAGAATCGCTGATGAACTTCGGGATGAACCTCGCGAAGAACACACAGATCGGCTACTTCGCGTTCACCAGGGATATGACTGTGTGCATGAGCTGCTGCGCGATATCTCCCGGGCTCCAGGAGAAGTGCCCCCGCTGCAACTCCTCTGTGGTGGATCACATAAGCAGGATAACCGGATATCTCCAGGCTGTCAGCGGCTGGAATGCTGCGAAGCAGCAGGAGCTAAGGGACCGGAAGAGGTACAAGCATCTGCTCTCGTAG
- a CDS encoding 4Fe-4S binding protein — protein MPAVVNREECVSCGTCVEECPEEAIKLDDEEIAVVDPEKCTECGTCVEACPSEAIHIE, from the coding sequence ATGCCTGCAGTAGTTAACAGAGAGGAATGTGTGAGCTGTGGAACCTGCGTGGAGGAGTGCCCGGAGGAGGCTATCAAACTCGATGACGAGGAGATAGCAGTAGTCGACCCCGAGAAGTGCACAGAGTGCGGCACATGCGTAGAGGCCTGCCCGTCTGAGGCAATCCACATCGAGTAA